The following nucleotide sequence is from Candidatus Binatia bacterium.
ATGGGCCAGGAGGGCGTCAGCTCGACGCGCCTCAGCGAGATTCCGCCGGGCGAAACGAGCAAGCCGCTCAAGTTTTCTCTCGACGAAGTCGTCTACGTCATCGCGGGGCGGGGTCTCACGACCGTCTGGTACGACGGCAGCAGCGCCAAGAAGAGCTTCGAGTGGCAGCAGCACAGCATGTTTTTGATTCCCCACGGCGCGCACCATACCTTCAGCAACATGCAGGGCGACAAGCCGGTCCGGCTCCTGCACTACAGCTATCTTCCCTTAGCTTTGTCCGCCGTTCCCGATCCCGACTACTTCTTCAACAACCCGCGCGCGTCGGGCGACGAGCTGGCGGAGCAGGAGGAGTATTACTCCGAGGCCAAACTGGTTCAGGCGGCCGAGGTGGACGAGGCTTTAGGGCTCCGCGTTTTCTGGTACGGCAATTTTTTTCCGGACATGAAGGCCTGGACCAAGCTCGACGCCAACGAGCGCAGAGGCGCCGGAGGTAAGAGCGTCTACATCCAGTTTCCCAACTCCGAAGTTTCGGCGCACATGTCGGTCTTCGCGCCGCTGACCTATAAAAAAGCCCATCGCCACGGACCCGGCCGCGCGATCGTGATTCCCGCGGGTGAAGGCTACTCGATCATGTGGGAGGAAGGCAAAGAGAAGATCGTCTGCCCGTGGCACGAGTGCAGCATGCTGGTGCCGCCCAACAAGTGGTTCCACCAGCATTTCAACGCCGGCGGAGGGCCGGCGCGCTATCTCGCGCTCCATCCACCGATGCAGTTCCACGGCCACGCGGAAAAGATCGAAGACCGCGCCAAGGACCAGATCGAATATACGGATGAAGATCCGTTCATCCGGAAGAAGTTCGAAGAAGAGCTGGCCAAGCGCGGCGTTAAGTCGATCATGCCGGACGAGGCCTATACCAACCGCGACTACGAATGGTCGAAGAGCATGGGTAAGCAATAAGTCGAATCTGCTCTGCTTGATTATCTTTGATTCAAAAACGGCAGGACTTTTTCTCCCAGCAGATCGAGTTGCTGAACCTCCGGGACGACGGCGCCCAGGATAAGAGTTTCTATGCCCTGGGAAAAAGCCGCGCGGATTTTCGCGGCGCATTCTTGAGGCGATCCGACGACGAAGGTCTTTTCGATGTCGAGTCTGACTTTACCGTAATAGCGGTTGAGATAGGCGGCGCAAGCTTCGACCGCTTTGGTTTTGTCGTCGTCGATGGCCATAAAGGTGAGACCCGCCTTGGCGATCCGGCTCGGGTCGCGCCCGGCGGCTAGAGCAAAGCCCGCGATCTTTTCCCACAGCGCGGAAAACTCCGGGACCGCCGAGCTGCCGCAGATATAGCCGTCCGCCAGGCGGGCGGCGCGCTTGAGCGCAGACTCGGCGTTTCCGCCCATCCAGATAGGTGGGTGCGGCGCCTGGATCGGACGCGGGCCGATGGTGAGATTCTCAACCTGGTAGAATTTTCCTCTGTGAGTCACGCCCTCCTCCGTCCAGAGCCTTGCCATCAATCCCACAAGCTCTTCCGCGCGGCTGCCTCTGTGCTCGAAGGGAATGCCGACAGAGGCGAAGTCGTTTTCTCGGCTGCCGAACCCAATCCCCAAGGTCACCCTCCCCGAGGAGAGAAAATCCAGAGTCGCCACGGTTTTTGCCAGCAAAGCGGGATGTCGGAGGGCCGCCAGCAGCACGGAGGTGCCGAGTCTGATCTTCGAGGTTACCGCCGCCGCTGCGGCAAGGACCGTGAGCGGTTCGAGGTTGTCATAAACGATCCTATCAAGCACCCAGAGAGAATGAAGTCCCATTTCCTCGCACTTCTTGGCGGCCACGGTCACATAGAGCGGAGTGATCAGCGGCGACGGATTGACCAGGCAGACGCCGATATTGGCCATGGTTTCGCTCCTTTGCCGTCATCCAATCACAGTCGGGGATGCTAATGCAAAACCACTCGGCAATCCATGTGCTTTTTTTCCTTGACAAGCAAGAGGGCTTTTACTAAAACTTGCATCAATCAAAATGCCCCTTCTTGGCCAATTAATCCCCGATTGGCAACTACGAGAGTGGGGGCAAATCTACGACGGTAGGGGCGAAGGGAAAGGAGGGTTGTTATGAAAAGCCGTGGATTTCTCTGGCTCGTCGCGGTCCTGATCGGATCGTCTCTGGCCTTCTCTCCGATGATCTCTTCTCCGGTGATGGCCCAAGAGAAGAAAGAAGAGAAGAAGGAGGAGAAGAAGGAGGAGAAGAAGAAGGAAGAGAAAAAGAAGGAAGAGAAAAAGAAGGCCGAGAAGAAGGGTGAAGAGAAGAAAGAAGAGAAGAAGGAAGAGAAAAAGTAACCTTTCTCTAAGGCCTTACCGAGATCAGCATCGGCCTATAAAGCCGGGCAGGATTACATCTTGCCCGGCTTTTTTTGCGCCTCCGGTTTGTCGCGCTGCGTTTCAGAGCCCGCGCAGCACGGCTCGTTTTTACCCCTGATTGTTGCTACTATGAACCTCGTCCATGAGTTCACAGCAACGCCAGCTTCTCGTTCGCGGAGCTATCTTCGCCCTGCTCGTCGTTCTGATTTTCGTTTTGAGCAAATACGGCCCGCAACCGTTTACCGCCCTGAGCCCGCTATGGGAGGAACTGGAGGATCTCCAGGCATCCCAGGAACGCAAAGAACAAATCACGATGTTTCTCGCTTCTTTCGGACCTTATTCCTCCGCCGTCTTCGTGCTGCTGCAGGCGCTCCAGGTCGTGATCTCGCCCATTCCCGGCGAGTTGACGGGCGTGGCTGGCGGCTATGTTTACGGCCAGGGCTACGGTTTTATCCTTTCGACGCTTGGATTGACTCTCGGCTCGTGGGTGGCTTTCGAGCTCTCAAGCATCCTCGGCCGGCCCTTTGTGGAAAAACTCTTCAAGAAAGATTTGCTCCATAAATTCGATTTTCTCACCACCAACACGGGCGCGACGATCTCTTTCCTGCTTTTTCTGATCCCCGGATTTCCCAAAGACCTTCTGTGCTACATTCTCGGTCTGAGCCGCATGGGGCTCAGAACTTTTCTTATCGTTTCGGCCGTCGGCCGCATCCCGGGAACTTATTTACTCACCATGCAAGGCGCCAGCGTCCGTAACGAAGACTACTGGACGACGGTCATTTTAGCCGTCATCTCCGCCGCCCTGCTGTTTGCCGCCTATATTTACCGCGCCCGTCTGTTTCATTGGATCAAAAATAGACATGGTCAGGTTGAGGGATAATGGCCGGATCGATAGACATGCTTTTATTGATTTTGCCACTCCTGGCGGTTCCCGGCGCGAGCGCGCTCTCTGCTGAGCCGAAGCAGATCGAGCTGGCGCAAATGACCCCGCTCACTTTCAACGCCTGGCGCCCTTATAAAAATCCCGACCAGCTCGTTCAAGTCGGAATGAACAAGGGTCAGGTGCTGGCGATCGCCGGCAAGCCCGACTATGAAGAGTCCTACTATCAGGGACCGCGCGGCCAGTGGTCGCGGGTATCCGATTGGTATTACATAAAAACCGGCCTGAACAAGGAGACCGCGTTGTTGAAGTTTGTCGGCGATACATTGGTCAACATTTCCGTCACACCCGTCCAGTGATCTCATGGAGCCACCATTTGCCGCTATTCCGAGCTTCGTGTATATTGTTTCATATGTCCCGGCGAATCGGACTGACCGTTCTTCTGATAACGGTTATTTTATCCTACCCCGCAATCCTGCCGGCCCAGTATACCCTGGTGCTTAAAAACGGCCGGCGCATCACCGTCCAGTCCTATAGAGAAGAGGGCCAATCAATCAGGATTTACGGCATTGGCGGCGAGATCGGAATACCGCGCGCTGAAGTTCAGTCGATCCTCAGAGCGGGGGAAGAGGGGCGGGGTCTGGACCTTCGCGGCATCGAGGGGATAGAGGGCGAAGTCAGCCGACCCGAAGGTCAAGAACCGAGGCCGGAAGGGGCGGGCGCTGCGGCGGCTCCCGCGGAAGCAACGCCCGACCAGAGGGCCAAAGAGGAAGAGGACTACAGAAAAAGAATCGAAGAGGTCACGGCGGAGCTCAATTCGGTCAAGGACCGGTATATTGCCGAAACACGGGCAAGCAGCTCGCGCGATCCGATGCTGCTCGAGACCGACGAGGCGATTCGGGCGCGCAACGAAGACTTGAACTCGCGGCTGAAGGATTTGCAGCACAATCCCGAACCGCCCAGCGATGCCGGCCCGGTGAGGTTATCGGTTCCTTCGCCTTTTACCGGACAACCGACGGGCAAGGCGGAGATTCGTCCCGGCGAAGGATTAAACACAGCCGGCATTCCCATTTACACTCCGCCGGTCACGTCGCCCGCAGTGCGGCCCCCGCCCCCGGCTTACAGCGAGCGAGAGAAAGAACTCAGCGATTTGCGCAGTCGAATGAACCAGCTCGTGAAAGAGCGCGAGAGACTGATCGAAGAGATGAAGCAGAAAAACTTCGATACCGGCCTTCCCTCTGTAGAATAGAGCCGGCATCGGGTCGCCAATTATTTTTCGTTACCCCGCCCTGAAAGGATAACCGCCGCACGCAAACCCAGCAGGTAGCTGTTCACGCCGAAGCCCGCGATCTGACCGACGACGGCCTCGGCGATGAGCGAGCGCTTGCGAAACTCCTCGCGCTTGTAGATGTTCGATAAGTGCACTTCCACCGCCGGGATGCCGGCGGCCGTCAGCGCGTCTCTTAAGGCTACGCTCGAATGCGTGTAGGCGGCCGCGTTGACCACGAGGGCGGAAAATTCTTCGGGCGCTTTTTGAATCCAATCGACCAGCTCGCCCTCGCTGTTCGATTGACGCATCTCGACCTCGACGCCGAGTTTGCGCGCGAGCACCGCGATCTTCCGATTGATCTGGTCGAGGCTCAGCCGGCCGTAGATCTCCGGCTGCCGCTTGCCGAGAATATTCAGATTGGGCCCGTGAAGGATGAGGATTTTTTTCTTTTTTGCCATTACGACCCTCGTTGACGCTGCTTGAGCCAGTGATCGCAGGCTTCAAGCTCCTGTGCCGCTCTTTCCCTTGTCGCCCCGCGCGAGCCTTCCTGCTCGACCGTCGTCTTCAATCGGGCGACCTCGTCGCGCCATTCGCTCTCCTCGGGAGCGGCCTCGCAGAGCCGGCGATAAACCTCCAACGCCTCCAGGAAATAGCCTTGTTGGGTGAGCAATCTCGCCATGCTCTCGGTGGCGAAGGCCGGAGCGCTCGAGGATTGCTCGCCGACGCCAACCCGCTCGATGGCCGCAACCAGGGACTGCAACGGCTCATTCCCTACCAGCCGACCCAGATTATTCAGCCCCTCAATGGCCTGACCCGTGCGGCCCAATTCATAGAGAACTCGGCTTCTGAGCAACAGCGCGCGCGGATGATCCGGACTCTTCCGCAAAAAGCGCTCCACAACTTCGAGCGCCTCGTGAAGACGCCCCTGGCGGCGCATGGACTCGGTCTCCTCAACGAGGTCCGGCAAATTAGGACTTGGGCCCATGCTCAATTCGTTTTCCGCGCCAGCGCCGCGGCGATCTCCGACGGCGAAAGCGAATGAAACCTGGTCTTGCCGATGCCCTCGCAGAGAACGAACTTGATCTTGCCCTCGGCCGATTTCTTGTCCATCTCCAAGCGTTGGATCAACTCTCGCGGCTCAACGCCGGCCGGGATTTCAGTCGGCAAGCCGGCCTCCGAGATGAGCCGGCGAATGCGCTCGAAGCTCTCCCGATCGCAGCAGCCCTGGCGCACGGAGATGGCCGCGGCCTGGATCATGCCGATCGCCACCGCCTCGCCGTGAAAAAATTCGCGATAGCCGGTGAGGGATTCCAGCGCGTGTCCGACGGTGTGGCCGAAATTCAACACCGCGCGAACATCGCTCTCGCGCTCGTCCTTCTCGACGACGTTGGCCTTGATCGCGCACGAAGCCGCGACGACTTCAGTAAGCGGCGCCATCTTTAAGCCTAATAAATTTTCCAGCTCGGCTTCGAGCATGGCAAAGAGACCCGGATCGGCGATGATGCCGTACTTGATCACTTCGGCGAGGCCAGCGGCCAACTCTCTCCGGGGCAAAGAGCGCAGGACGGCCACGTCGATGAGCACGAGCCGCGGCTGATAAAACGCGCCGATCAAATTTTTTCCCTCCCGATGATTGACTCCGGTCTTGCCGCCGATGCTCGAATCGACTTGAGCCAGCAGAGTGGTCGGCACCTGAACGTATGGGATGCCGCGAAGAAAAGTGGCGGCCGCAAAGCCGGTCATGTCGCCGACGACGCCGCCTCCCAAGGCCAGCAAAGAAGAGCCGCGCTCGAATCTTTCGCTCACGAGCCGGTCGTAAATCTCGGCTACCGATTCGAGGTTCTTCCGTTCCTCTCCTTCGGGCAGAGAAACGACGGCGACCTCAAAGCCGGCCTGACGAAGCGAATCCTCGACCGGCTTGAGATAAAGCCCGGCCACTTTCACGTCCGTGATGATGCCGACTTTCTTTCCTAATCCCGCCCGCTGCAAAAGATCGCCGGTTTGCCGAAGAAGATCCTCTCCGATATGGATCGGATGGGAGCGATCGCCGAGATTGACCGTCAACGTGCGCATCTCACGACCGCCTAATCTGGACCTTGCCTTGCGTAATCAGGAGTTGTGCCATGATTTTTTCCACTACGTCGTCGATAGAAAGCGCGCTGGTGTCGATCATCACGTGCGCCTGGGCGTAAAACTTTTTTCGCTGGCTCAAGAGCGACTCGATTTTACCTTTCTGGTCCTCTCCCTTGAGCAGCGGCCGTCCGCGTCCGCTGCCCGCTCTTTGCATCAACGTCCGCGGCGTCGCGCTTAAACAGACGAGCAGGCTTTTTTCTTTAAGCAGGCGGAGGTTTTCTTTATCCACGACCGCGCCGCCGCCGGTGGCGACCACCTGACCTTCCCGGCCGAGCACCTCCCTTAATTTCCGCTTCTCCAGGCCGCGAAAAAAGGCTTCGCCTTTCTGCGCGAAGATCTCCCGCACTTTCATCCCTTCGGCCTCTTCGATCATCCGGTCGAGATCGACAAAAGGCCATTCCAGCCTCAGCGCGAGCTTGCGGCCGACGACCGTTTTGCCGGCGGCCATGAACCCGGTGAGGGCGATATTTTTTGGGCCGCGGGGAAGCAAGGGTCAGAACTGCTTGATCTGCTCCAGGTAGCCTTCGTAGTTGCGCGTGATCTCGCTGAGCGAGTCGCCGCCGAATTTTTCCAGGAAGGCCACCGCAAGCTCAAAGGCCACCACCGCCTCTCCGACCACGGCGGCGGCGGGGGCGGAACAGACATCCGATCGTTCCACGGAAGCGTCCGCAGGCTGCTTCGATTTAAAATCGACGGACTGGAGCGGGCTCATCAACGTCGAGATCGGCTTCATGGCGGCGCGCACGATCAAAGGCGCGCCGTTGGACATGCCTCCTTCGGTGCCGCCGGAGTTGTTGCTGCCGCGGTAAAACCCGGTGGGAACGATTCTCGGCGTGCCCTCGCTGACCATTTTATTGGGGTCGAAGAAGATCTCGTCGTGCACCTGGGAGCCGCGGCGCCGGGCCATCTCGAAGCCGAGACCGATCTCGACTCCCTTGATCGCCTGGATGCTCATGAGGGCGCGGGCCAGGCGGCCGTCGAACTTGCGGTCCCATTGCGTGTGGCTGCCGATTCCAGGCGGCAGACCGAGGGCGACGATCTCGAAGACGCCGCCCAACGTATCCCCCTTATTCTTGCAATCGTCGATCAGGGCGATCATTTTTTCTTCGGCGTCTTTGTCGGCGACTCTTACCGGCGACTCCTCGGCGCGGGCAAATACTTCTTCATAGGTCGCGCCGTCGCTTTTCGCCTCGATATTTCCGAGCGAGCGCAGATAACCCATGACCTTGATGCCGAAAGGCGCCAGGATCTGCTTGCAGAAAGATCCGACCGCCGTGCGCGAGACGGTGTCGCGGGCGCTGGCGCGCTCGAGAACGTTGCGAATGTCGGAATGGTTGTATTTGAGAATCCCGCTGAGATCAGCGTGCCCGGGACGGGGCTTGGTGACGGCGATCTTGTCGTCGCGGTCCCCGGGCAGAGACGACATCTTCTTGGTCCAGTTCTTCCAGTCGCGATTCTCGATTCCCAGCGCCACCGGCGAGCCCAGGGTTTCGCCCCAGCGGATGCCCGAGCGAATCTCGACCTCGTCTTTCTCGATCAGCATCCTGCCGCCGCGGCCATAGCCCTGCTGCCGGCGCCAGAGGTCATGATTGATCTTGGCGACGTCGATCGGGAATCCGGCCGGCACGCCGTCGATAATCGCCGTGAGGCAGGGCCCATGCGATTCCCCCGCGGTAAAATAGCGCAGCATGGGGGTATATTACTCTATTCTGTTTTTACAGGCTAGCTGTGGGGAGAATATGAAAGAGGGCCGAAGGATGATCTCACATCCTCCAGTCCTCTTGTATAGATGTTATCCGCCTTCGGTTTGCCTCAGCCGGTCGCGCCAGAGCTCTTCCGCGCTCGGAAGATTGACGGAACCCGCGGCGATGATACGCGGCGTGATGAAGACGATGAGCTCCTCGAAGTCTTTTTGCCAACGCTGATTCTTGAACAGCCAACCGAAAACGGGAATGTCTTTGAGCCATGGGATGCCGGATTCGGAGGTTAGCTTGGTATCTTTCAAAATACCGCCGATCACGATGGTCTCGCCGTCACGAACCAAAACGTTGGAGATGGCCTCGCGGGTCAGCTCATCGAATGGAATCACGCTGCTCGCGGCGCCAGTCCCGGTAGCGACACTGGCCACGGTCGGAGACTCGGCAATCGAGCTCGACTTGACGCTGATGCTCATGAGCACGAACCCGTCGCTGGAAACCTGCGGCGTGACGCTGAGAATGACCCCGACCGGAATTTTCTCGGTGGCGGCCGCCGATCCTGCCGCCGCTCCGGTGCCGCTGGCGATATTGGTGGTGGACGAAGGCAGCGTAATTCTTAGAACTCTCAGGCTCTGAATCGTCGAGGCGACGTTGTTCAGCGTCACCACCGACGGGCGCGATATGATCCGGATGTCGCCGGATTTCTCCGCCGCGGTCAATTGGAAATCCAAGTCTCTAAAAGCGCCGAATCGATTCTGGAAAATCTTAATGAACGGAATGCCGCTCGAAGGAGTGCCGGCGGCAAAAGGGCTGTTGATCTCGGCCCCGCGCGCAAATTTGAGAGTCGTTCCCAAGGCCCGCGAAAAGCTCGGCGTGGCTTCGACCAGATTCGATTCGATCAGGACCTGAGGCGTCCGGGTATCGAGCCGGCTGGCGATCTCGTTGGCGTCCTCGATGCCCTTGCGGATGTCGCGCACCACGATCGTGTTGCTCCGGTCATCCGGAAATACGACGCCGCGAGGACTCAGCACCGGCTTGATCTTGTCTACAAGCTCTTTCACCTTGGCGTAGTTGACGTTCAAATAGGCGGTCTGAAGCGGCTCGAGATTCTCCTGCGCCTTTTGCGCCGCCGATAGCGCGTCCCTTTCCGACTTCATTTGCCCCGCGGTGGAAATCCTGACGACGTTGCCCATCTGCTCTTTGCCCAGGCCGTTCGTATCGATCAAGAGATCCATCGCCTGGTCCCATGGCACATCCACCAGCCGCACGGTGACTCTCTTTTTCACCTCGTCGGTCACCACGATATTGAGCCCGCTCACTTCGGCAAGCAGACGGAAGACATTCTTGATGTCCGCGTCTTTAAAATCAAGCGAAATTTTTTGTCCCGAATAGGTTTTGACCCCCTTGAGATCCCTGCCGGCGGCAGCAGCCTGGCCGCGCGGGACAGGCGCACCCCCCTGTGCCATGCTGATGTCGACCCGCCGTCCATTTTGGACCAAATAGACGTCCCGCTTCGCCGTGTGCTGCGGATTGACCGGGCCGATAACCAATTTCAAGCCTCCGTTCTCCGGTTCGATCACATAGACGGGCACCGTGGCCGCGGCGACCTCCATGACCACGCGTAGGTGCCCCTCGCCCGAGCTGACTCGCAACACGCTGAGCCAGTGGGTCTCGATACGAAAAGTTTCCACCTGCGGCAGTTGCTTGGCCGGGCCGAATACGTCCAGAACGATACGGGACGGCTGCGCGATTGAGAAATGGCGGTACTGATTGACGGCGTCGGAGAATTTGATCCTGACGGTGGTTTGTCCCCGCTCTTCCTGTACGGCGAGATCTTGCAGCCTGAAGGGCTGTTCTTGCAGGGAGGGTTCCTTGACTGCGGGTTGAGGGACGGCCGGCTGTCTCTGAGCCGAGTCACGTTTACCGGCGGCATCTTCCTCCATGGCCGCCGGGACGCACGCGGAGAGCGCCGCTGCCGCCGCGATCAAGACGATACCGATGAATCCATGGCCTTGGAAAAATCTTCGCACCGTCGAAAGAAAAACTCTTATCAGCATAGTCTCGACCTTTCTGCGGCGTTTACTCGGAGACGATTCGCATACTTACTTGCCGGCTTTTTCTGGCGCCGTAAAAATCGACGTAACTCTCCTCGATCACGACTTCACTGGCTTTGATCTCCTTGATCTTTCCCTCATTGGAACCGATCGCAGTGCCGACCCTTACGACGTAACCGAGACCCGCCGAATCCTCGACCATGGCGCGCGGGTCCTTGGCGTCCCACACGATTCCGACCAGTTTGAGCTGGCCCAGATCGTAGCGCTCGAGCGGCGAAAGATTTTCTCGCGACCGGCGTTTGGTCTGGGTCTTCAAAGGCAACGCCTGAAACGGATCGCGCTTTCCGGCCGAGGAATAACGCGGCGCCGATGTCGGTTCGCTCTTTTTTTCCGGCAGGTCGAGCAATTCGGCGGCCGGCGTCTTCGCTTCGCTCTCCGGGCGCTGTCCGGTCTTCCCCGTTACGGCTCCCCTAAGCGCGTCCAGATTCTTCCCGATCACTTCCGGCGCCTTTTTGAATTTATCGAGCGCCTCTCGGGTCTTCTGGGACGGCGCGTCTTTTTCATCCTGAGCCGCTCCGATCCCGGAAAGGGCGACGATGCCAGCCAAGGTCAAGGGTAACCACCAGCGGTTCATATCACTTCTTCGCCGCCTTTTCTTTTGCTGCCTTCTCCGCCGCTATTTTCGCCCGCTCCGCTTCGTCTAAAAAGCGGAACGTTGTCACGAGCGTTGCGGTATCGATGGTGACCTGTTCCTGGTTCACCTTGGGATTTTTCATCTCGATATTGTTGATATTGACCAGACGATTCAGCCTGCCCACCTCGTCGAAGAAGCCGACCACGCTATGAAATTCCCCTCTGACGACGACGTCCACCGGGATCTCGGCGTAAAAATCCTGGGGATTTTCCGCCCGGGGGCGGAAAAGCAATATATCCAAACCGGATTCCCGCGCCTTGCTGGAAATGTTCGCCAAAAGATCGGGGATCTCCTTTTGGTCCGGAAGCTGGGCGATGGCCTCGTTGAGCATGCCGTTCAGAAGCACGATTTGCTGCTTGAGCTGGGGCAAATTCGCCACCAGAGCCTTTTTTCGGTCGCGCTCCGTCCTGGCCAGCTCGACGCTTTGCTTGAGATCCGAGATTTGAAAAGAAAAACGCGTATAGAGAAAGAAGTAATCGAAGAACAGCAAAAGAATAATCACGCCGGCCAAAATGCCGAGCTTCTGTTGCCGCGGCAATTCTAAAATACGGTTCAAAAATTCGTTCATGGCTTTTTTACCTTGCCAGGAGGACTCGCGGCGCCGGCGTCCTTAGCCGGCTCCGCGACGGACGGCTGGTAGACCAGGCGCGACCGCACGGAAAATTTTTTCAGCAAAAGCTTGTCCTGCTCGCTCTGGCTGGTCTCCACCAACTCCACATTCTTGAAATAGTCGGAGCTGGAAAGCGCTTTGAGAAAATCGGCCACCGTTTGGTTGTCCACGGCTATGCCGTTCATCGACAAGTTGCCCGAAGTTTCCTTGAATTCCGTGAGCCAGAGCCGGGGCGGAGTCGCCCCGGAGAGGCTCTCCATGACGCGCACGGGGCCGACCTTCTTTTTTCGAAGGTCTTCGATGACTTTGACTTTCTGTTTCAGATCGCCGACTTTTTTTTGCAGTTCCGTGACCTCTCTCGCTTCGGCCTCCATCGCGGCAATTTCCTGGCGCGCGCTTGCGAGTTCTCGACTCAAGGCGGTCGTGCGGTATAATTGATACAGGAGCACGATGAGGATCAGCCCCAGAGTAGCCCCTAATGCAAGAGCGGCGATCGTGAGGTCTTGGCGTCTGCCGATCTCGGC
It contains:
- the pilO gene encoding type 4a pilus biogenesis protein PilO → MNEFLNRILELPRQQKLGILAGVIILLLFFDYFFLYTRFSFQISDLKQSVELARTERDRKKALVANLPQLKQQIVLLNGMLNEAIAQLPDQKEIPDLLANISSKARESGLDILLFRPRAENPQDFYAEIPVDVVVRGEFHSVVGFFDEVGRLNRLVNINNIEMKNPKVNQEQVTIDTATLVTTFRFLDEAERAKIAAEKAAKEKAAKK
- a CDS encoding PilN domain-containing protein; its protein translation is MIRINLLSAREIKAEIGRRQDLTIAALALGATLGLILIVLLYQLYRTTALSRELASARQEIAAMEAEAREVTELQKKVGDLKQKVKVIEDLRKKKVGPVRVMESLSGATPPRLWLTEFKETSGNLSMNGIAVDNQTVADFLKALSSSDYFKNVELVETSQSEQDKLLLKKFSVRSRLVYQPSVAEPAKDAGAASPPGKVKKP